In the Engystomops pustulosus chromosome 2, aEngPut4.maternal, whole genome shotgun sequence genome, one interval contains:
- the CTSC gene encoding dipeptidyl peptidase 1 produces the protein MEKLCSLLVITLLAAWSRPGASDTPANCTFPDLEGTWEFQVSPSKGGARNRDIDCSKLGPVEKKATVTIKQLNIAEDNLGNVGFVTLIYNQGFEVVIGNYKWFAFFRYEQNGTNVTSFCHETIPGWVHDVLGRNWACFVGKKISPNSGVKVNQAPFPLKAEWLSSTPFKSNYGLVGQINSVQKSWTAGAYPELHGLSMQDLLRRAGGRKSKILSTPPPAPLPTDEKYQGLPDTWDWRNVQGYNFVSPVRNQGSCGSCYSFSTMGMLEARIRVSTKLQQTPILSPQQVVSCSEYSQGCDGGFPYLISGKYIQDFGIVEESDYPYTARDSPCALKNNSYRYYSSEYHYVGGFYGGCNEAYMKYELLLGGPLSVAFEVYDDFMYYKGGIYHHTGLRDNFNPFQLTNHAVLLVGYGVDANSGEKYWIVKNSWGESWGEKGYFRIRRGTNECAIESIAVAATPIPKL, from the exons ATGGAGAAGCTGTGCTCGCTGCTGGTGATCACCCTCCTGGCGGCCTGGAGCCGGCCCGGGGCCTCTGACACCCCTGCCAACTGCACCTTCCCAGACCTGGAGGGCACCTGGGAGTTCCAAGTGAGCCCTAGTAAAGGAGGGGCCCGCAACCGGGACATAGATTGCTCCAAACTGG GACCGGTGGAGAAGAAGGCGACTGTTACAATAAAGCAGCTGAACATCGCGGAGGATAACCTGGGAAATGTCGGCTTTGTCACCCTCATCTACAATCAGGGCTTTGAAGTTGTCATCGGGAATTACAAGTGGTTTGCCTTCTTTAGG TATGAGCAAAACGGAACAAATGTCACCAGCTTCTGTCACGAGACCATCCCCGGCTGGGTGCACGACGTCCTGGGCCGGAACTGGGCTTGCTTCGTTGGAAAGAAAATATCACCAAACTCGGGCGTAAAGGTGAACCAGGCGCCATTTCCCTTAAAAGCAGAATG GCTCTCCAGCACTCCCTTCAAAAGCAACTATGGACTCGTGGGACAAATCAACTCTGTCCAGAAGTCATGGACAGCCGGTGCGTACCCGGAACTGCACGGACTGTCCATGCAGGATCTGCTCAGACGAGCCGGGGGGCGGAAATCAAAAATCCTAAG CACGCcaccgccggcacctttgcccaCTGATGAGAAATATCAAGGTCTCCCTGACACTTGGGATTGGCGCAATGTCCAGGGGTATAACTTTGTCAGCCCTGTGAGAAACCAAG GCTCCTGTGGAAGCTGTTACTCCTTCTCCACCATGGGCATGTTGGAAGCCCGGATCCGAGTCTCAACCAAGCTTCAGCAGACGCCTATTCTGAGTCCCCAGCAAGTGGTGTCCTGCAGCGAATACTCCCAAG GTTGTGACGGCGGCTTCCCCTACCTGATCTCCGGCAAATATATCCAAGACTTTGGCATCGTAGAAGAGTCTGACTATCCCTACACTGCCAGAGACTCCCCCTGTGCCCTGAAAAACAATTCCTACAGATACTACTCCTCCGAATATCACTACGTGGGCGGATTCTACGGGGGCTGCAACGAGGCCTACATGAAATACGAGTTGCTCCTTGGAGGTCCCCTGTCCGTCGCCTTCGAGGTCTATGATGACTTCATGTATTATAAGGGAGGGATCTACCACCACACCGGGCTGCGGGATAATTTCAACCCGTTTCAGCTAACCAACCATGCCGTCCTCCTGGTGGGGTACGGGGTAGATGCCAACAGTGGGGAGAAATACTGGATTGTGAAGAATAGCTGGGGCGAGTCATGGGGTGAGAAGGGTTACTTCCGCATCCGAAGGGGCACCAACGAGTGCGCCATCGAGAGTATAGCCGTAGCTGCGACTCCTATTCCGAAATtgtaa